The following proteins are co-located in the Streptomyces asiaticus genome:
- a CDS encoding IclR family transcriptional regulator, whose translation MTVVPIDHATRACPDSMNSVLGKVRSILEAFTPDDDSLSLADLVRRSGVAKATVHRLSQELVTWGLLERAGCNYRLGLRLFEIGQRVHRQRILREVAQPYMEDLLLATRETIHFAIHDGLDVVYLEKILPHRGLSEESRVAGRLPLYCTATGKAILAHSPGTLFGEVVRSGLKPFTRHTITSPGRLRGQLDRVREQGIATEAEEVRLGYMSMAVPVFGRQNTLAGALSITAPTYRVDAIAHASALRTAGLGISRSLRSAL comes from the coding sequence ATGACCGTCGTCCCCATCGACCACGCCACCAGAGCCTGTCCCGACTCGATGAACTCCGTCCTCGGCAAGGTCCGGTCCATCCTGGAGGCGTTCACGCCCGACGACGACTCGCTGTCGCTCGCCGATCTGGTGCGCCGCTCCGGCGTGGCGAAGGCGACCGTCCACCGGCTGTCCCAGGAGCTGGTCACATGGGGGCTGCTGGAGCGGGCGGGCTGCAACTACCGGCTGGGGCTGCGGCTGTTCGAAATCGGGCAGCGGGTGCACCGGCAGCGGATCCTGCGGGAGGTGGCGCAGCCGTACATGGAGGATCTGCTGCTGGCCACGCGGGAGACCATCCACTTCGCCATCCACGACGGGCTGGACGTGGTGTACCTGGAGAAGATCCTGCCCCACCGGGGGCTGAGCGAGGAGTCGCGGGTGGCGGGGCGGCTTCCGCTGTACTGCACGGCCACCGGCAAGGCGATCCTCGCCCACTCCCCCGGCACCCTGTTCGGCGAGGTGGTCAGGAGCGGCCTCAAGCCGTTCACCCGCCACACCATCACCTCGCCGGGCCGGCTGCGCGGCCAGCTGGACCGCGTCCGCGAGCAGGGCATCGCCACGGAGGCGGAGGAGGTGCGGCTCGGCTATATGAGCATGGCGGTACCGGTCTTCGGGCGGCAGAACACCCTCGCCGGGGCCCTGTCGATCACGGCGCCGACCTACCGTGTGGACGCGATCGCCCACGCCAGTGCGCTGCGTACGGCGGGTCTCGGCATCAGCCGCTCACTGAGGTCGGCGCTGTGA
- a CDS encoding indolepyruvate ferredoxin oxidoreductase subunit alpha → MAYVIGASCVDIMDRSCMEECPIDCIYEGERKLYINPVECIDCGACEVACPEQAITVDRKADPEHRADNRRFFEEVLPGRDAPLGAAPGGAGPVGPLGVDTALVGGR, encoded by the coding sequence ATGGCCTACGTCATCGGAGCGTCCTGCGTGGACATCATGGACCGGTCCTGCATGGAGGAGTGCCCGATCGACTGCATCTACGAGGGCGAGCGCAAGCTGTACATCAACCCGGTGGAGTGCATCGACTGCGGCGCCTGCGAGGTCGCCTGCCCGGAGCAGGCGATCACCGTGGACCGCAAGGCGGACCCTGAGCACCGTGCCGACAACCGGCGGTTCTTCGAGGAGGTTCTGCCCGGCCGGGACGCCCCGCTGGGTGCCGCCCCCGGTGGCGCCGGGCCGGTCGGCCCGCTGGGGGTGGACACGGCCCTGGTGGGCGGCCGGTGA
- a CDS encoding IclR family transcriptional regulator: MTTAAVPRGNGEEAGADGRSPKSVLGKVGLILSAFGDGDLSLSLTELTTRTGVAKATVHRLCQDLVASELLERDGSHYRLGLLLYAIGLRAPRQRTLRHAARPVMENLAQALDSPVSLSVPNGTDLLCIDNAGRHRNRAGAPIGGRLLQLHSTAPGKLTLALLPDQYPLARLAPHMRRMTARTLTADRLPGELARIQEQGYATDSEEHRLGYSAVAVPIRGPRDGAYLGALSVVAPTAHHNVPRTLTALRNAAEAVTTRLAVIEAYRTEP, translated from the coding sequence GTGACGACTGCGGCGGTACCTCGTGGCAACGGCGAGGAAGCCGGAGCGGACGGGCGGTCCCCCAAGTCCGTCCTCGGCAAGGTCGGGCTGATCCTGTCGGCCTTCGGCGACGGCGACCTCTCCCTCAGCCTCACGGAGCTGACGACGCGCACCGGGGTGGCCAAGGCCACGGTGCACCGGCTGTGCCAGGACCTCGTCGCCAGCGAGCTGCTGGAGCGGGACGGCTCCCACTACCGGCTGGGCCTGCTGCTGTACGCGATCGGCCTGCGCGCTCCCCGGCAGCGCACCCTGCGCCACGCCGCGCGGCCGGTGATGGAGAACCTCGCACAGGCCCTCGACAGCCCCGTGAGCCTGTCCGTGCCGAACGGCACCGACCTGCTGTGCATCGACAACGCCGGCCGCCACCGCAACCGGGCCGGTGCACCCATCGGCGGACGGCTGCTCCAGCTGCACAGCACGGCCCCGGGGAAGCTCACCCTGGCCCTGCTGCCCGACCAGTACCCGCTGGCACGGCTGGCCCCCCATATGCGCCGGATGACCGCCCGTACCCTCACCGCCGACCGGCTCCCGGGCGAGCTCGCCCGCATCCAGGAGCAGGGCTACGCCACCGACTCCGAGGAGCACCGCCTCGGCTACTCCGCCGTGGCCGTGCCCATACGCGGCCCAAGGGACGGCGCCTACCTGGGCGCACTGTCGGTCGTCGCCCCCACGGCACACCACAACGTCCCCCGTACGCTGACGGCGCTGCGGAACGCCGCGGAGGCCGTCACCACCCGTCTCGCGGTGATCGAGGCGTACCGGACCGAACCGTAG
- a CDS encoding MaoC/PaaZ C-terminal domain-containing protein, producing the protein MTAPAVGAECPPRRYAHTSVQLFRFSAVSWNAHRIHYDAAYAATEGFPDAVVQSTLHGEMLSRHALEWAGPGARLESVAWRNVATAVAGERLTWAATVSSVEGARVRLDARILKADGSECVTGTVEVTRAG; encoded by the coding sequence ATGACGGCGCCCGCTGTCGGGGCGGAGTGTCCACCGCGCCGGTACGCCCACACCAGTGTGCAGCTGTTCCGCTTCAGCGCCGTGTCGTGGAACGCCCACCGGATCCATTACGACGCCGCGTACGCCGCCACCGAGGGGTTTCCCGACGCCGTCGTGCAGTCCACGCTGCACGGCGAGATGCTCAGCCGGCACGCCCTGGAGTGGGCCGGGCCGGGCGCCCGGCTGGAGTCCGTGGCCTGGCGCAACGTCGCCACGGCGGTGGCCGGTGAGCGGCTGACCTGGGCCGCGACGGTGTCGTCGGTCGAGGGCGCGCGGGTCCGGCTCGACGCGCGCATCCTCAAGGCCGACGGCTCGGAGTGCGTGACGGGGACGGTGGAGGTGACGCGCGCCGGGTGA
- a CDS encoding MaoC family dehydratase N-terminal domain-containing protein, translating to MTAAVVSSPALEEVLARARELIGQWRDEDCGTPTVKDFCRYAAALNDGGYIRRARALEADGRPVEAPALFLAATMSWEDGPTEDELRPDGLARRESPCTEGLPVRQVHGGQSVRLVRPPVAGTRITAARAVVSARHKRGRSGEFVLLGVRTRFLSPDGGELAAVDETIVVLDATGGDR from the coding sequence GTGACGGCGGCCGTCGTGTCCTCCCCCGCTCTGGAAGAGGTGCTGGCGCGGGCGCGGGAGCTGATCGGGCAGTGGCGGGACGAGGACTGCGGCACCCCGACGGTCAAGGACTTCTGCCGTTACGCGGCCGCCCTCAACGACGGCGGGTACATCCGCCGGGCCCGCGCCCTGGAGGCGGACGGACGGCCGGTCGAGGCGCCCGCCCTGTTCCTCGCGGCCACCATGAGCTGGGAGGACGGCCCGACGGAGGACGAGCTGCGGCCGGATGGCCTGGCGCGGCGGGAGTCGCCGTGCACCGAGGGCCTCCCGGTGCGCCAGGTGCACGGCGGCCAGTCGGTGCGCCTGGTCCGGCCCCCGGTGGCCGGGACGCGGATCACGGCGGCCCGTGCGGTCGTCTCCGCGCGGCACAAGCGCGGGCGGTCGGGCGAGTTCGTCCTGCTGGGTGTCCGCACCCGGTTCCTGTCCCCGGACGGGGGCGAGCTGGCGGCCGTGGACGAGACGATCGTGGTGCTCGACGCCACCGGAGGTGACCGATGA
- a CDS encoding alpha/beta fold hydrolase, translating to MSIWTELSGIDYRHAYVKTGDITTRALQAGPEDGEHVVFLHGTTGHLEAFVRNIPAHAERYRCHSIDMLGHGYTGKPDRPGEIPAYVEHLLAYLDAVGAERAHLVGESLGGWVASWAASEHPDRVASLQLLCMGGTKVNPAVMERLKKSTRSASLEDDISFTRDRLRLLWADWDEELGEELTRIRYEIYHHPDFQRNLHNLLALQETETRERNLLRPDRMARIKAPTLVVWGNKNPFGDVPEAEAIATAIPGARLEIFNECGHWPQHEKADLYNPLSLEFLAASSTT from the coding sequence ATGAGCATCTGGACCGAGCTGTCGGGCATCGACTACCGGCACGCCTATGTGAAGACCGGCGACATCACGACCCGCGCGCTCCAGGCCGGCCCGGAGGACGGCGAGCATGTGGTGTTCCTGCACGGCACCACCGGCCATCTGGAGGCGTTCGTACGGAACATCCCGGCACACGCCGAGCGCTACCGCTGCCACTCCATCGACATGCTGGGCCACGGCTACACGGGCAAGCCCGACCGCCCGGGCGAGATCCCGGCCTACGTCGAGCACCTGTTGGCCTATCTGGACGCGGTCGGCGCCGAGCGCGCCCATCTGGTCGGCGAGTCGCTGGGCGGCTGGGTGGCGTCGTGGGCCGCGAGCGAGCACCCGGACCGGGTCGCCTCCCTCCAGCTGCTCTGCATGGGCGGCACCAAGGTCAATCCGGCGGTGATGGAGCGGCTGAAGAAGTCCACGCGCAGCGCCTCCCTGGAGGACGACATCTCCTTCACCCGGGACCGGCTGCGGCTGCTGTGGGCCGACTGGGACGAGGAGCTGGGCGAGGAGCTGACGCGGATCCGCTACGAGATCTACCACCACCCGGACTTCCAGCGGAACCTGCACAATCTGCTGGCGCTCCAGGAGACGGAGACCCGGGAGCGCAATCTGCTGCGGCCCGACCGCATGGCCCGGATCAAGGCGCCGACGCTGGTGGTCTGGGGCAACAAGAACCCGTTCGGGGACGTACCGGAGGCCGAGGCCATCGCCACCGCGATCCCCGGCGCCCGGCTGGAGATCTTCAACGAGTGCGGCCACTGGCCGCAGCACGAGAAGGCGGATCTGTACAACCCGCTCAGCCTGGAGTTCCTCGCCGCGTCCTCCACCACCTGA
- a CDS encoding NAD(P)/FAD-dependent oxidoreductase yields MSVLNDEPVAAEDTAVVETDILIIGAGPSGLYGAYCAGFRGLRVAVMDVLPQRGGQISAMYPEKPIFDIAGFASVRGRDLVDSLVAQAEAYGTRYLLGHRAVALDHDGDGLPVVRSDRGTAVRAGAVVITGGVGTFTPRPLPAGEDFLGRGQVYFVPDPTAHAGHDVVVVGGGDSAFDWAALLAPVARSVRLVHRTARFRAHRASVEKVRALGIDMLTDSEVSGLYGAAHLEEVEIRHRITKDTTRLPAQTVVAALGFLADLGPLREWGLTLRARRIAVDTRMATNLPRVFAAGDITDYPGKVRLISVGFGEAATAVNNAATVIDPEAALFPGHSTEKEN; encoded by the coding sequence ATGAGCGTTCTCAACGATGAGCCGGTCGCCGCGGAGGACACGGCGGTGGTCGAGACGGACATCCTGATCATCGGCGCCGGACCGTCGGGCCTGTACGGCGCGTACTGCGCGGGCTTCCGGGGCTTGCGCGTGGCCGTGATGGATGTGCTGCCCCAGCGGGGCGGCCAGATCAGCGCGATGTATCCGGAGAAGCCCATCTTCGACATCGCCGGATTCGCCTCGGTGCGCGGTCGCGACCTGGTGGACAGCCTGGTGGCGCAGGCGGAGGCATACGGCACCCGCTATCTCCTCGGCCACCGTGCGGTGGCGCTGGACCACGACGGCGACGGACTGCCCGTGGTCCGCAGCGACCGGGGGACGGCGGTACGGGCCGGGGCCGTCGTGATCACCGGAGGCGTGGGGACCTTCACCCCCCGCCCGCTCCCGGCCGGGGAGGACTTCCTCGGCCGCGGCCAGGTGTACTTCGTGCCCGACCCCACCGCGCACGCCGGTCATGACGTGGTGGTCGTCGGCGGTGGCGACAGCGCCTTCGACTGGGCGGCCCTGCTGGCCCCGGTGGCGCGCTCGGTCCGCCTGGTGCACCGCACCGCGCGGTTCCGCGCCCACCGCGCGTCGGTGGAGAAGGTGCGGGCGCTCGGCATCGACATGCTCACCGATTCCGAGGTCAGCGGCCTGTACGGCGCCGCACACCTGGAGGAGGTCGAGATCCGCCACCGGATCACCAAGGACACCACGCGCCTCCCGGCACAGACCGTGGTGGCCGCCCTCGGCTTCCTCGCGGACCTCGGCCCGCTGCGGGAGTGGGGCCTGACCCTGCGGGCGCGCCGGATCGCCGTGGACACCCGTATGGCCACCAACCTGCCCCGTGTCTTCGCGGCCGGCGACATCACCGACTACCCGGGCAAGGTGCGCCTGATCTCCGTCGGCTTCGGCGAGGCCGCCACGGCCGTCAACAACGCCGCCACGGTCATCGACCCGGAGGCGGCGCTGTTCCCCGGGCATTCCACCGAGAAGGAGAACTGA